One region of Terricaulis silvestris genomic DNA includes:
- a CDS encoding Acg family FMN-binding oxidoreductase, with protein MPTRRHALALLAATPFAASCSAGPDAAASWRDLGAGLADPRRFALAHAILAPNPHNTQPWQVAFDGDTGMTLYCDLERRLPFTDPNDRQITLGCGAFLELYRVAASSIGQFAEITMFPEGAPTPRLDERPIAHVTFSPVANAAPDPLFRFITERRTNRNVYDVERVPDDALLLRAVSTIAAFLGGAQWTVQPERVAALRDLVWRAFDRELRTRGAQEETYRWLRFGREEMAQHRDGLGIEGPMIGLLKAAGMMDEADFIDPDSMMNQSAAKDWKKKADSSPAFMWLATPDDRPETRLLVGMAYARLNLATTALGLSIHPWSQALQEYEEMADLYAEARQLLNTDDQTAQMLVRVGYADPVPPAPRRDAAAFVRT; from the coding sequence ATGCCGACCCGCCGCCATGCGCTTGCTTTGCTCGCCGCCACGCCGTTTGCGGCGTCTTGCAGCGCCGGTCCCGATGCCGCCGCGAGCTGGCGCGATCTCGGCGCCGGCTTGGCTGATCCGCGCCGTTTTGCATTGGCGCACGCAATCCTCGCACCCAATCCGCACAACACGCAGCCGTGGCAAGTCGCGTTCGACGGCGACACCGGCATGACGCTCTATTGCGATCTGGAGCGGCGGCTTCCGTTCACCGATCCGAATGACCGGCAGATCACGTTGGGGTGCGGGGCGTTTCTTGAGCTCTATCGCGTGGCCGCTTCAAGCATCGGGCAGTTCGCGGAGATCACGATGTTTCCCGAGGGCGCGCCAACGCCACGCTTGGATGAGCGGCCGATCGCGCATGTCACGTTCTCGCCGGTGGCGAACGCAGCGCCGGACCCGCTGTTTCGTTTCATCACCGAGCGGCGCACCAATCGCAATGTTTATGACGTAGAGCGCGTGCCGGACGACGCGCTGCTGCTACGCGCGGTGAGTACGATCGCGGCGTTTCTGGGTGGAGCACAATGGACGGTGCAGCCGGAACGGGTCGCGGCGCTGCGCGATCTGGTGTGGCGCGCGTTTGACCGCGAGCTGCGGACGCGTGGGGCGCAGGAGGAGACGTATCGCTGGCTAAGGTTTGGGCGCGAAGAGATGGCGCAGCATCGCGACGGGTTGGGCATTGAGGGGCCGATGATCGGCTTGCTAAAGGCGGCGGGCATGATGGATGAAGCGGACTTCATCGATCCGGACTCGATGATGAACCAATCGGCGGCGAAGGATTGGAAGAAAAAGGCGGATAGTTCGCCCGCGTTCATGTGGCTGGCGACGCCGGATGATCGACCCGAGACGCGGCTCTTGGTCGGCATGGCGTACGCGCGGCTGAATTTGGCGACGACGGCGCTGGGGTTGTCGATCCATCCGTGGAGCCAGGCGCTGCAGGAATACGAGGAGATGGCCGATCTCTACGCGGAAGCGCGTCAGCTGCTGAACACGGATGATCAAACAGCGCAGATGCTGGTGCGCGTTGGTTATGCCGATCCTGTGCCGCCCGCGCCGCGCCGCGACGCCGCGGCGTTCGTCCGGACATGA
- a CDS encoding YqgE/AlgH family protein encodes MSDTLQGKLLVAMPGMSDPRFDRTVIMMCAHDAEHAMGVVINKPKEELTLSEVLEQLGLEADEEIADRIVLDGGPVRPDRGYVLHSEDFAAGDATQNVAPGIRLTATRDVLAAVAGHEAPERFLLALGCAGWGAGQLEDELKHNAWLVVDADNAIIFGDEHEDKWGAAIKTLGFEPSQLMGDGGSA; translated from the coding sequence ATGAGTGACACGCTGCAAGGCAAGCTTCTGGTGGCCATGCCGGGGATGAGCGATCCCCGCTTCGACCGCACCGTTATCATGATGTGCGCACATGATGCCGAGCACGCCATGGGCGTGGTGATCAACAAGCCGAAGGAAGAGCTGACGCTGAGCGAAGTGCTGGAGCAACTCGGCTTGGAAGCCGATGAGGAGATCGCAGATCGCATCGTGCTTGATGGCGGGCCGGTGCGTCCCGATCGCGGCTACGTGTTGCACTCGGAAGATTTCGCGGCGGGCGACGCAACGCAAAACGTGGCGCCGGGCATTCGCTTGACGGCGACGCGCGACGTGTTGGCGGCAGTCGCTGGGCACGAAGCGCCGGAGCGTTTTCTGCTGGCGCTGGGTTGCGCGGGTTGGGGCGCCGGACAGCTTGAGGACGAGCTGAAGCACAATGCGTGGCTCGTGGTCGATGCCGACAACGCAATCATCTTTGGCGATGAGCACGAAGATAAATGGGGCGCCGCGATCAAGACGCTGGGCTTTGAACCGTCGCAGCTGATGGGCGATGGCGGCAGCGCTTAG
- the ispH gene encoding 4-hydroxy-3-methylbut-2-enyl diphosphate reductase encodes MTLPEKRQISILLAAPRGFCAGVDRAIQIVEQAIRKWGAPVYVRHEIVHNRHVVERLERLGAVFVEELDDCPQDRPVVFSAHGVPKSVPAEARAREMIFVDATCPLVSKVHVEAQRHFEAAREIVLIGHAGHPEVIGTMGQLPPGAITLLETVEDAEVFQPRDPAKLSFVTQTTLSVDDTAEMVGVLQRRFPGIAAPHKEDICYATTNRQDAVKAMARDADMVLVIGSPKSSNSVRLVEVAKRAGARDARLVGSAEDVDWAWFEGVRVVGVTAGASAPEDLVEELIAAIAARFDARVEEVAVTREDVVFKLPRVLAE; translated from the coding sequence ATGACGCTGCCCGAAAAACGCCAGATTTCAATCCTGTTAGCCGCCCCGCGCGGGTTCTGCGCGGGCGTCGACCGGGCGATCCAGATCGTTGAGCAGGCGATCCGCAAGTGGGGCGCGCCGGTCTATGTCCGCCACGAGATTGTCCACAACCGGCACGTGGTCGAGCGCCTGGAGCGGCTGGGGGCCGTGTTTGTCGAAGAACTCGATGACTGCCCGCAGGATCGGCCGGTGGTGTTCTCCGCCCACGGCGTGCCGAAATCGGTGCCGGCGGAGGCGCGGGCGCGCGAAATGATCTTCGTCGACGCCACCTGCCCGCTGGTGTCGAAAGTGCACGTGGAAGCGCAGCGCCACTTCGAGGCCGCGCGCGAGATCGTGCTGATCGGGCACGCGGGACACCCCGAAGTGATCGGCACGATGGGGCAATTGCCGCCGGGCGCGATCACGCTGCTGGAGACGGTTGAGGACGCGGAGGTGTTTCAGCCGCGCGATCCCGCGAAGCTTTCGTTCGTGACGCAGACGACGCTGTCGGTGGACGACACCGCCGAGATGGTGGGCGTGCTGCAACGTCGCTTTCCAGGGATCGCGGCGCCGCACAAGGAAGACATTTGCTACGCGACCACCAACCGCCAGGACGCGGTGAAAGCGATGGCGCGCGATGCGGACATGGTGCTGGTCATCGGCTCGCCGAAGAGCTCGAACTCGGTGCGGTTGGTGGAGGTCGCCAAGCGCGCGGGCGCGCGGGATGCGCGTTTGGTGGGTTCGGCTGAGGATGTGGACTGGGCTTGGTTCGAAGGCGTGCGCGTGGTTGGCGTGACGGCTGGTGCGAGCGCACCGGAAGATTTGGTGGAAGAGCTGATTGCGGCGATCGCGGCGCGGTTCGACGCGCGCGTGGAAGAAGTGGCGGTGACTCGCGAGGACGTGGTGTTCAAGCTGCCGCGGGTGTTGGCGGAGTGA
- the rnhA gene encoding ribonuclease HI: MSTVDIWTDGACSGNPGPGGWGAVLRYGETEKEISGGEAATTNNRMELMAAISALEALTKPSTVRLHTDSKYVMDGLTKWIHGWKKNGWKTADKKPVKNEDLWKRLDAANARHEVTWKWVKGHSDDVMNNRADELARSAIDTVR; encoded by the coding sequence ATGAGCACAGTGGATATCTGGACCGACGGCGCCTGCAGTGGAAACCCTGGTCCGGGTGGTTGGGGGGCGGTATTGCGCTATGGCGAAACGGAGAAGGAAATCTCCGGCGGCGAAGCGGCGACGACGAACAATCGTATGGAGCTGATGGCGGCGATCTCGGCGCTGGAGGCTTTGACAAAGCCGAGCACCGTGCGGCTGCACACAGATTCCAAATACGTGATGGATGGCCTGACCAAGTGGATCCACGGCTGGAAGAAGAACGGTTGGAAAACAGCCGATAAGAAGCCGGTGAAGAACGAAGATTTGTGGAAGCGGCTCGATGCGGCCAACGCGCGCCACGAGGTGACGTGGAAATGGGTCAAGGGCCATTCCGACGATGTTATGAACAACCGCGCTGATGAACTCGCGCGGTCGGCGATCGATACGGTGCGGTGA
- a CDS encoding GNAT family N-acetyltransferase: MRKDNEGSRRIDGEGIYLRSPELRDYQEWADVREASRAHLIPWEPTWAQDETSRGSYRYKLRRYAEDARDDKAYALFVFREDDDALVGGVTLSNIRRGVAQMASLGYWAGAAFTGQGYITAAVRASVRYAFEDLDLHRVEAACQPDNMPSRRVLEKAGFTQEGSARAYLKINGKWRDHLLFGIVNGA, translated from the coding sequence ATGCGTAAAGACAACGAAGGCTCGCGCCGCATCGACGGCGAAGGAATCTACCTGCGCTCGCCGGAGCTGCGCGACTACCAGGAATGGGCCGATGTGCGCGAAGCCAGCCGCGCCCACCTGATCCCCTGGGAGCCCACCTGGGCGCAGGACGAAACCTCGCGCGGCTCCTACCGCTACAAACTCCGCCGCTACGCCGAAGACGCGCGCGACGACAAAGCCTACGCGCTGTTCGTGTTCCGCGAAGATGACGATGCGTTGGTCGGCGGCGTCACGCTCTCCAACATCCGCCGCGGCGTCGCGCAGATGGCCTCACTCGGCTACTGGGCCGGCGCTGCGTTCACAGGGCAGGGCTACATCACCGCCGCCGTGCGCGCGAGCGTGCGCTACGCCTTCGAAGACTTGGATCTCCACCGCGTCGAAGCCGCGTGCCAGCCCGACAACATGCCCTCACGCCGCGTGCTGGAAAAAGCCGGCTTCACGCAAGAAGGTTCGGCGCGCGCCTATCTGAAGATCAACGGCAAATGGCGCGATCATTTGTTGTTCGGAATCGTGAACGGGGCCTAA
- a CDS encoding NfeD family protein, with protein sequence MDSLISLLTSLGPQHWVILGLILLIAEMASGTTYLLWPAVAAFITALVAWLAPTGWIAEIALFAVLILALTYFGHPLVKRFRNDGVANGLNERAASLVGVRGVVANFANGAGAVKVQDTVWRVLSDDALEAGQEVEITAVDGPTLRVKRV encoded by the coding sequence ATGGATAGCTTGATCTCCCTGCTCACGAGCCTCGGCCCGCAGCACTGGGTTATTCTCGGCCTCATTCTTCTAATCGCCGAAATGGCGAGCGGCACGACGTATCTGCTTTGGCCCGCTGTCGCCGCGTTCATCACCGCGCTAGTGGCGTGGCTTGCGCCCACCGGTTGGATCGCGGAGATCGCGCTCTTCGCCGTCCTTATCCTGGCGCTTACCTATTTCGGCCATCCCCTTGTCAAGCGCTTCCGCAACGATGGCGTCGCCAATGGCTTGAACGAACGCGCCGCCTCGCTCGTCGGCGTACGCGGGGTAGTGGCGAATTTCGCCAACGGCGCCGGCGCGGTGAAGGTGCAAGACACGGTCTGGCGCGTGCTGAGCGATGACGCGCTCGAAGCCGGCCAGGAAGTGGAGATCACCGCCGTCGACGGCCCGACGCTGCGGGTCAAGCGCGTCTAA
- a CDS encoding SPFH domain-containing protein — MTPVLIFAAMALVLAFSAIKVVNQGQQWTVERFGRYIRTLKPGISFLIPFVDRIGRRLSMMETVLDVPRQDVITKDNAVVSVDAVVFIQIIDAAKAAYEVQNLNHAILNLCVTNARTVVGSMDLDEVLSQRDSINARLLSVIDAATGAWGTKVLRIEIKDLAPPADITQSMARQMKAERERRAQILEAEGDKAAAVLRAEGAKQSAILQAEGRREAAFRDAEARERSADAEAKATAAVSEAIAKGDVNAIRYFLGLKYVEAFGQLASSNQQRTVIIPADLSGLAGLVEGLRALNAQGEGATPLTAPRPPTPAPR, encoded by the coding sequence ATGACGCCGGTTCTTATTTTCGCCGCGATGGCGCTCGTGCTCGCGTTCAGCGCCATCAAGGTTGTGAACCAGGGCCAGCAATGGACCGTCGAGCGCTTCGGCCGCTACATCCGCACGCTGAAGCCCGGCATTTCGTTTCTTATTCCTTTCGTCGATCGCATCGGCCGCCGCCTATCGATGATGGAAACCGTGCTCGACGTGCCGCGCCAAGACGTCATCACCAAGGACAACGCCGTCGTTTCCGTTGACGCCGTGGTGTTCATTCAGATCATCGACGCGGCCAAAGCCGCCTACGAGGTGCAAAACCTCAATCACGCCATTCTTAATCTCTGCGTCACCAATGCGCGGACCGTCGTCGGCTCCATGGATCTCGACGAAGTGCTGTCGCAGCGCGACTCCATCAACGCGCGCCTGCTCTCGGTGATTGACGCCGCGACTGGCGCGTGGGGCACTAAGGTGCTGCGGATCGAGATCAAGGACCTGGCCCCGCCCGCGGACATTACCCAGTCAATGGCGCGGCAGATGAAAGCCGAGCGCGAACGCCGCGCACAAATTCTCGAAGCGGAGGGCGACAAAGCCGCCGCCGTGTTGCGCGCCGAGGGCGCCAAGCAATCCGCGATCCTGCAAGCCGAAGGCCGCCGCGAAGCCGCCTTCCGTGACGCCGAAGCGCGCGAACGCTCCGCCGACGCCGAAGCCAAGGCGACGGCTGCGGTGTCGGAAGCGATCGCCAAGGGCGACGTCAACGCCATCCGCTACTTCCTCGGCCTGAAATACGTCGAAGCGTTCGGCCAGCTCGCCAGCTCGAACCAGCAGCGCACCGTGATCATTCCCGCCGATCTCTCCGGCCTTGCCGGCCTTGTCGAGGGCCTGCGCGCGCTCAATGCGCAGGGCGAGGGCGCAACGCCGTTGACCGCGCCGCGTCCGCCCACACCGGCGCCGCGCTAG
- a CDS encoding kinase, producing the protein MSDVTAVAEIIFGVIQQQRALHADRPVLIGVAGAQGSGKTTACQLLEMSNRPRFAHFSLDDVYWSKEERADLARLIHPLFVTRGPPGTHDLDLANATIAALMRASAKSETRLPRFDKARDEPEPKSDWPVYRGRPEAILFDGWCLGATAPEDGRPLNPVESIDSDGRWRNAQRVFLQDDYAPLFARFDAIVYLKPSSWDVVRRWRGEQEAQLLGRALSAEESAKLDRFVMHYERITRSMMAGGHVADVVVELDEERRVLGVAK; encoded by the coding sequence GTGAGCGACGTCACTGCCGTCGCTGAGATCATTTTCGGCGTCATCCAACAACAGCGCGCGCTGCATGCCGATCGGCCGGTGCTGATTGGCGTTGCTGGCGCGCAAGGGTCGGGCAAGACGACGGCGTGTCAGTTGCTGGAAATGTCCAACCGGCCGCGGTTTGCGCATTTCTCGTTGGACGACGTGTATTGGTCGAAGGAAGAGCGCGCGGATCTGGCGCGGCTGATCCATCCGCTCTTTGTGACACGCGGTCCGCCGGGGACGCATGATCTGGATTTGGCGAACGCGACCATTGCGGCGCTAATGCGCGCGAGCGCCAAAAGCGAGACGCGGCTGCCGCGGTTCGACAAGGCGCGCGATGAGCCTGAGCCGAAGAGCGATTGGCCGGTCTATCGCGGCAGGCCGGAGGCGATTTTGTTCGATGGTTGGTGCCTGGGCGCGACGGCGCCGGAGGATGGCCGGCCGCTCAACCCGGTGGAGTCGATCGATAGCGACGGGCGCTGGCGCAATGCGCAGCGCGTGTTTTTGCAAGACGACTACGCGCCGTTGTTCGCGCGGTTTGATGCGATCGTTTATCTGAAACCGTCGAGCTGGGATGTGGTGCGGCGCTGGCGGGGGGAGCAGGAAGCGCAGCTGTTGGGGCGCGCGCTGTCGGCGGAGGAAAGCGCGAAGCTGGACCGGTTCGTGATGCACTATGAGCGCATTACGCGCAGCATGATGGCGGGTGGGCATGTGGCGGATGTAGTGGTGGAGTTAGACGAGGAGCGGCGTGTCTTAGGTGTCGCGAAATGA
- a CDS encoding MarR family winged helix-turn-helix transcriptional regulator translates to MKHVDAMRTAFQALSEIAIIGQLADAALRQTLPAELSVAGFGVLNHFARLGIEGESPTKLARAFQVTKGGMTYTLQQLEGLKYVKIEADPADARAKIVRLTNAGVRAREDAIRRVDRGMRALIDALGADAFADAMPFLVKLRQVLDAARD, encoded by the coding sequence ATGAAGCACGTCGACGCCATGCGCACGGCATTTCAGGCGCTCTCAGAAATCGCGATCATCGGCCAGCTTGCGGATGCGGCTCTGCGGCAGACGTTGCCGGCGGAGCTTTCGGTGGCGGGATTTGGCGTGCTGAACCATTTCGCACGGCTGGGCATCGAGGGCGAAAGCCCGACCAAGCTGGCGCGGGCGTTTCAGGTGACGAAGGGCGGGATGACGTACACGCTGCAGCAGCTTGAAGGGCTGAAATACGTGAAGATCGAGGCTGATCCTGCTGATGCACGCGCGAAGATCGTACGGCTGACTAACGCTGGCGTGCGGGCGCGTGAGGATGCGATTCGGCGCGTCGATCGCGGCATGCGGGCGCTGATCGATGCGCTGGGCGCGGACGCGTTCGCGGACGCCATGCCCTTTCTGGTGAAGCTGCGCCAAGTGCTGGACGCGGCGCGGGATTAG
- a CDS encoding peroxiredoxin: MIKVGEKLPDVTFNVPTSEGTKPMTTSDVFGGKTVALFAVPGAFTPTCSARHLPSFRDKVAEFKAKGVDTIACTAVNDHFVMGAWARDQGVFEDIVMLADGSGEFARAVGLDADFSKFGMGPRSKRYSMIVKDGVVSQLNVEEGGEYKVSSAEYLLDQLS; encoded by the coding sequence ATGATCAAAGTTGGCGAAAAACTCCCGGATGTGACCTTCAACGTTCCGACGTCGGAAGGCACCAAGCCAATGACGACATCGGACGTGTTCGGCGGCAAGACCGTGGCGCTGTTCGCCGTCCCCGGCGCATTCACACCGACATGCTCAGCGCGTCACTTGCCGAGCTTCCGCGACAAGGTTGCCGAGTTCAAAGCCAAGGGCGTCGATACGATCGCGTGCACCGCGGTCAATGATCACTTCGTGATGGGCGCGTGGGCGCGCGATCAAGGTGTTTTTGAGGATATCGTCATGCTTGCCGACGGCTCCGGCGAGTTCGCGCGCGCTGTCGGCCTTGATGCTGACTTCTCAAAGTTCGGTATGGGACCGCGATCCAAGCGCTATTCAATGATCGTCAAGGATGGCGTGGTATCTCAGCTCAACGTCGAAGAAGGTGGTGAATACAAGGTGTCTAGCGCCGAGTATTTGCTCGATCAGTTAAGCTGA
- a CDS encoding SURF1 family cytochrome oxidase biogenesis protein produces the protein MIRFRPLLVMTIFALVALVFLVIAGRWQWEKYELKTAAADEPVAEMTIASYQPVPDAIQFVHGVRPDTREQGWRVFAPVQYGDTTVFVDAEFIPEITPPEPSEVRVPALLRLGAPINGASVRPEPPAPFTLSPEPLRRLWFAIDLDAMGRNGGLANVADYYIASSYVGADGRATPNPFAAAPGADALPPARHLGYALTWYGLALVLLVIYFAYHASVGRFSLRPPRPPEE, from the coding sequence ATGATCCGTTTCCGTCCGCTTCTCGTGATGACCATCTTCGCGCTCGTCGCGCTCGTGTTTCTGGTCATTGCCGGCCGCTGGCAGTGGGAGAAGTACGAACTGAAAACCGCCGCCGCTGACGAGCCGGTCGCTGAGATGACAATCGCCAGTTACCAGCCGGTGCCCGACGCGATCCAGTTCGTCCACGGCGTCCGCCCCGATACCCGCGAGCAGGGCTGGCGCGTGTTCGCGCCGGTGCAGTACGGCGACACCACAGTGTTCGTTGATGCCGAGTTCATCCCCGAAATCACACCACCCGAACCGAGCGAAGTGCGCGTGCCCGCGCTGCTGCGCCTCGGCGCGCCGATCAACGGCGCCTCGGTGCGCCCCGAGCCGCCAGCGCCGTTCACGCTGTCGCCCGAGCCGTTGCGCCGGCTTTGGTTCGCAATTGATCTCGACGCCATGGGCCGCAACGGCGGCCTCGCCAACGTCGCTGACTATTACATTGCCAGCTCCTATGTCGGCGCCGACGGCCGCGCCACGCCCAACCCGTTCGCCGCAGCGCCCGGCGCCGACGCGCTGCCGCCCGCGCGCCATCTCGGTTACGCGCTCACCTGGTACGGCCTCGCGCTCGTGCTGCTCGTGATCTACTTCGCCTACCACGCCAGCGTCGGCCGTTTCTCACTGCGCCCACCGCGCCCGCCGGAAGAGTGA
- a CDS encoding Tat pathway signal sequence domain protein, with amino-acid sequence MKLRAAIVLSLAVLALGACSSRSGRTVELPGGVTPEQERAATGANNVSLFDRLTGNDPRRNVGPCPLMGVLYDTSRMVDFAQPNNERYANIEFTGEVQGVRGLCRYVDADPIRMSIEVDMAFGRGPASTAERQTYRYWVAVARRGYAPIEKVYFDVEARWDRDEQVVRYTQEIEDIIIPRANAETSGENFEVLVGFDLTAEQLAFNRAGKRFRLDAVTGAPS; translated from the coding sequence ATGAAACTCCGCGCCGCAATCGTCCTTTCGCTCGCCGTTTTGGCGCTTGGCGCCTGCTCAAGCCGCAGCGGCCGCACCGTTGAACTCCCTGGCGGCGTGACGCCTGAGCAGGAACGCGCCGCGACCGGCGCAAACAACGTGAGCTTGTTCGACCGCCTGACTGGCAACGATCCGCGCCGCAACGTCGGCCCGTGCCCATTGATGGGCGTGCTCTACGACACGTCGCGCATGGTCGACTTCGCTCAGCCCAACAATGAGCGCTACGCCAACATCGAATTCACCGGCGAAGTTCAGGGCGTGCGCGGCCTTTGCCGTTACGTCGACGCCGACCCGATCCGCATGTCGATCGAAGTCGATATGGCCTTCGGTCGCGGCCCGGCCTCCACCGCCGAGCGCCAGACCTACCGCTATTGGGTCGCCGTCGCCCGCCGCGGCTACGCACCGATCGAGAAAGTCTATTTCGACGTCGAAGCGCGCTGGGACCGCGACGAGCAAGTCGTGCGCTACACCCAGGAAATCGAGGACATCATCATTCCGCGCGCCAACGCGGAAACCTCCGGCGAGAACTTTGAAGTGCTGGTCGGCTTCGACCTGACGGCCGAGCAACTTGCTTTCAACCGCGCCGGCAAGCGCTTCCGCCTCGACGCCGTCACCGGCGCGCCGTCGTGA
- a CDS encoding M16 family metallopeptidase gives MAVLAGEGAGGPYFMSELELIRLPNGVRIALDPMPGLGTASLGVWQRVGARWEPPELNGIAHLFEHMAFKGAGSRDPRQFAEAIENVGAIMNAGTGYERTAYYARVLAEHAPFVLGLIADVLFEPHWAPDDLEKEKGVVAQERGEAFDAPDDRIFELHQGVLYRGQPLGRPILGEEATLANVTVEKLRAFHDAHMTPERVVIAIAGAFDRDAFVEAAEKRFGHLTARAQQQRPDARPQSGAAGETRKLEQTHLVFSWPAPPQGSDKLFAARLLSEIFGGGMSSRLFQEVRETRGLVYAIDSFIDTVEDDGRLHVYAGCSAKNAATVATIVRDQLALMAEHGPTPAELTRAKAVARASMLMGLEAPSARAEARVSQVFLRDRLVAFDEIRARMDAVTAEEIQALARAALEGPACAAAIGPKAGHGALAAFEANS, from the coding sequence ATGGCCGTGCTGGCCGGCGAGGGCGCCGGCGGTCCATATTTTATGAGCGAACTCGAACTCATCCGGCTCCCCAACGGCGTCCGCATCGCGCTTGACCCGATGCCCGGCCTTGGCACCGCGTCGCTCGGCGTCTGGCAGCGCGTCGGCGCGCGCTGGGAGCCGCCGGAACTCAACGGCATTGCGCATCTGTTCGAGCACATGGCCTTCAAAGGCGCGGGTTCACGCGATCCGCGCCAGTTCGCCGAAGCCATCGAGAACGTCGGCGCCATCATGAACGCCGGCACCGGCTACGAGCGCACTGCGTACTACGCCCGCGTCCTCGCTGAGCATGCGCCGTTCGTGCTTGGCCTCATCGCCGACGTCCTGTTTGAACCGCACTGGGCGCCGGACGATCTCGAAAAGGAAAAGGGCGTCGTTGCCCAAGAACGCGGGGAAGCCTTCGATGCGCCCGACGACCGTATCTTCGAACTGCACCAAGGCGTGCTCTATCGCGGACAGCCGCTTGGCCGCCCCATCCTCGGCGAAGAGGCGACGCTCGCCAACGTCACCGTCGAAAAGCTCCGCGCTTTCCACGATGCGCACATGACGCCCGAGCGCGTGGTCATCGCCATCGCCGGCGCGTTCGATCGCGACGCGTTTGTGGAAGCGGCGGAAAAGCGCTTCGGCCATCTCACAGCCCGCGCGCAACAACAGCGCCCAGACGCTCGTCCGCAATCCGGCGCCGCGGGCGAGACCCGCAAGCTCGAGCAAACCCATCTCGTGTTCTCATGGCCAGCGCCGCCGCAAGGCAGCGACAAGCTCTTCGCCGCGCGTTTGCTCAGCGAAATCTTCGGCGGCGGCATGTCATCGCGGCTCTTCCAAGAAGTCCGCGAAACCCGCGGCCTCGTTTACGCGATCGATTCCTTCATCGACACGGTCGAGGACGACGGCCGTCTCCACGTCTATGCCGGCTGCTCGGCGAAGAACGCCGCCACCGTCGCCACCATCGTCCGCGATCAGCTCGCGCTGATGGCCGAGCACGGCCCGACACCCGCCGAACTCACGCGCGCCAAGGCCGTCGCGCGGGCGTCGATGTTGATGGGCCTGGAAGCGCCGTCCGCGCGCGCCGAAGCCCGCGTCAGCCAAGTTTTCCTCCGCGACCGCCTCGTCGCGTTCGATGAAATCCGCGCAAGAATGGACGCTGTCACAGCCGAGGAAATCCAGGCGCTCGCCCGCGCCGCGTTGGAGGGCCCCGCATGCGCCGCCGCCATCGGCCCTAAGGCGGGGCATGGCGCGCTCGCCGCGTTTGAGGCAAACTCCTGA